In the genome of Nocardioides seonyuensis, one region contains:
- a CDS encoding acyl-CoA dehydrogenase family protein gives MRLELSAEDQAFRKEMREFFTTQVPEEIRTAVLDGRELSKEQVVESQRALNAGGLAVPGWPVEWGGRDWSQLQRHLWHEEMQAAGVPLPLPFNTSMIGPVIAHFGSQEVKERFLPPTANLDIWWSQGFSEPDAGSDLAGLRTTAVRDGDDWVVNGQKTWTTLGQHGDWIFTLVRTDPEAKKQLGISMLLIDMTSPGVEVRPIQLIDGGHEVNEVWFTDVRVPGENLVGEVNQGWTMAKFLLGNERVGVAPVGSVKRMLVRAKQVGGDRLADPLLRARIADLENELLALELTTLRVVAHSAGGAPHPASSVLKLRGTELQQAASELLLDLAGPQSLASGADPDAGGTDAPGWARRAAPTYLNLRKASIYGGSNEIQRQIIARTILGL, from the coding sequence ATGCGGCTCGAGCTGTCAGCAGAGGACCAGGCCTTCCGCAAGGAGATGCGGGAGTTCTTCACCACCCAGGTCCCCGAGGAGATCCGCACTGCGGTCCTCGACGGCCGCGAGCTCAGCAAGGAGCAGGTCGTCGAGAGCCAGCGCGCCCTCAACGCCGGCGGGCTCGCCGTGCCCGGGTGGCCGGTCGAGTGGGGTGGCCGCGACTGGAGCCAGCTGCAGCGGCACCTGTGGCACGAGGAGATGCAGGCTGCGGGTGTCCCCCTGCCGCTCCCCTTCAACACCAGCATGATCGGGCCGGTGATCGCCCACTTCGGCTCCCAGGAGGTCAAGGAGCGGTTCCTCCCGCCGACCGCCAACCTCGACATCTGGTGGTCCCAGGGCTTCTCCGAGCCCGACGCCGGCTCCGACCTGGCGGGCCTGCGCACCACGGCCGTGCGCGACGGCGACGACTGGGTGGTCAACGGGCAGAAGACCTGGACCACGCTCGGCCAGCACGGCGACTGGATCTTCACCCTCGTCCGCACCGACCCCGAGGCCAAGAAGCAGCTCGGCATCTCGATGCTGCTGATCGACATGACCTCCCCGGGCGTGGAGGTGCGCCCCATCCAGCTCATCGACGGCGGCCACGAGGTCAACGAGGTGTGGTTCACCGACGTGCGCGTCCCGGGCGAGAACCTTGTCGGCGAGGTCAACCAGGGCTGGACGATGGCCAAGTTCCTGCTCGGCAACGAGCGTGTGGGCGTGGCCCCGGTCGGGTCCGTGAAGCGGATGCTGGTCAGGGCCAAGCAGGTTGGCGGGGACAGGCTGGCCGACCCGCTCCTGCGCGCCCGCATCGCCGACCTCGAGAACGAGCTGCTCGCGCTCGAGCTGACCACCCTCCGTGTGGTCGCCCACTCCGCCGGCGGGGCGCCCCACCCGGCCAGCTCCGTGCTCAAGCTCCGGGGCACCGAGCTGCAGCAGGCGGCGAGCGAGCTGCTGCTCGACCTCGCCGGGCCGCAGTCGCTGGCCTCCGGCGCCGACCCGGACGCCGGTGGGACCGACGCCCCCGGGTGGGCGCGCCGGGCCGCCCCGACCTATCTCAACCTCCGCAAGGCCTCGATCTACGGCGGGTCGAACGAGATCCAGCGCCAGATCATCGCCCGCACGATCCTGGGACTGTGA
- a CDS encoding acyl-CoA dehydrogenase family protein, with translation MDFTYDDEQIALRDAVRGLLARKYSDFEQRRRQVAEDPGFDESLWGELAEMGVLGLPFSEDDGGMGAGPVEVAIVATELGRVIAPEPFLSSVVLAGGLVALAGTPEQRTEVLGSLASGERVLALAHLEPGDPVTATPSGDSWTLSGVKEPVVHGARADQVVVSATRPDGSLGLFLVEGDAATRAGYSSYDGGRAARISFEDTTAVALGDPETDGAPLLEQALAGARIAACHEMLGGMEVALSATTDYLKSRKQFGVTLNTFQALNFRAADMYVSLELARSTALWASMVHATGDAAATREAAARAGLHVGKAARHIGQDAIQLHGGIAMTAEYLVGNITARLTVLERFLGDGDHLSVLAAGIDDHAALDPIPEPTA, from the coding sequence ATGGACTTCACCTACGACGACGAGCAGATCGCCCTCCGCGACGCCGTGCGCGGCCTCCTGGCGAGGAAGTACTCCGACTTCGAGCAACGCCGCCGGCAGGTGGCCGAGGACCCCGGCTTCGACGAGAGCCTGTGGGGCGAGCTCGCCGAGATGGGTGTCCTCGGGCTGCCGTTCTCCGAGGACGACGGCGGCATGGGCGCCGGTCCCGTCGAGGTGGCGATCGTCGCCACCGAGCTCGGCCGGGTGATCGCCCCCGAGCCCTTCCTCTCCTCGGTCGTGCTGGCCGGAGGCCTCGTCGCACTGGCGGGCACCCCGGAGCAGCGCACCGAGGTCCTGGGCTCCCTCGCCTCCGGCGAGCGGGTGCTGGCCCTTGCCCACCTCGAGCCGGGAGACCCGGTCACCGCCACCCCCTCGGGCGACTCCTGGACCTTGTCGGGCGTCAAGGAGCCGGTCGTCCACGGCGCTCGGGCCGACCAGGTCGTGGTGAGCGCGACGCGGCCCGACGGCAGCCTCGGGCTGTTCCTCGTCGAGGGCGACGCCGCCACGCGCGCCGGCTACTCGTCGTACGACGGGGGGCGCGCGGCGCGGATCTCGTTCGAGGACACCACCGCCGTGGCGCTCGGCGACCCGGAGACCGACGGGGCTCCCCTGCTGGAGCAGGCCCTGGCGGGTGCTCGCATCGCCGCGTGCCACGAGATGCTCGGCGGGATGGAGGTGGCCCTCTCGGCCACCACCGACTACCTCAAGAGCCGCAAGCAGTTCGGGGTCACGCTCAACACCTTCCAGGCCCTGAACTTCAGGGCTGCGGACATGTACGTCTCCCTCGAGCTCGCCCGCAGCACGGCATTGTGGGCCTCGATGGTGCACGCGACGGGCGACGCCGCTGCGACCCGCGAGGCGGCCGCGCGCGCCGGCCTGCACGTCGGCAAGGCCGCCCGCCACATCGGGCAGGACGCGATCCAGCTGCACGGCGGCATCGCGATGACTGCGGAGTACCTCGTCGGCAACATCACCGCCCGCCTCACCGTGCTCGAGCGCTTCCTCGGTGACGGCGACCACCTGTCGGTCCTCGCCGCGGGCATCGATGACCATGCCGCCCTCGACCCGATCCCGGAGCCCACCGCATGA
- a CDS encoding alpha/beta hydrolase: MSELDPRLDPQLAGLLALVQGSGAPRMHEVTPDEARAMFRAMTVDFRDHSRVPQLESVTEATVPGGDGERPARIYRPRAGDLPTVVFFHGGGWVIGDLDTHDLTCRTIASLCDAVVLSVDYRLAPEHPFPAAVEDALAATRWAADHTAELGGSDVLAVAGDSAGGNLSAVVAQERRDAGERLDAQLLIYPGTDMLAELPSRTENAEGYFLDMPTMTWFAVNYLGAETDPAQPRLSPLRGDLAGVAPAVVVVAQFDPLRDEGTAYAEALAAAEVPVLVEEFDGLIHGFVDMGQHSVAAQQAIEETCRLFRALLHPADSGAEE, from the coding sequence ATGAGCGAGCTCGATCCCCGCCTCGACCCCCAGCTGGCAGGGCTCCTCGCCCTGGTCCAGGGCAGTGGCGCGCCCCGCATGCACGAGGTCACCCCCGACGAGGCAAGAGCCATGTTCCGGGCGATGACGGTCGACTTCCGCGACCACTCCCGCGTCCCACAGCTGGAGTCCGTCACCGAGGCCACGGTGCCGGGCGGCGACGGCGAACGGCCGGCGCGGATCTACCGTCCCCGTGCCGGCGACCTGCCGACGGTGGTGTTCTTCCACGGGGGCGGCTGGGTGATCGGCGACCTCGACACCCACGACCTCACCTGCCGCACGATCGCCTCCCTGTGCGACGCCGTGGTCCTGTCGGTGGACTACCGGCTCGCTCCTGAGCACCCGTTCCCGGCGGCGGTGGAGGACGCCCTCGCGGCCACGCGCTGGGCCGCCGACCACACCGCCGAGCTGGGCGGGTCCGACGTGCTCGCCGTCGCCGGCGACAGCGCGGGTGGCAACCTGTCGGCGGTGGTCGCCCAGGAGCGGCGCGATGCGGGAGAACGACTGGACGCCCAGCTGCTGATCTACCCCGGCACCGACATGCTCGCCGAGCTGCCCTCGCGCACCGAGAACGCCGAGGGCTACTTCCTCGACATGCCGACCATGACCTGGTTCGCCGTCAACTACCTCGGCGCCGAGACCGACCCCGCCCAGCCGCGCCTCTCGCCGCTGCGTGGCGACCTCGCCGGCGTCGCGCCCGCGGTCGTCGTGGTCGCCCAGTTCGACCCGCTGCGTGACGAGGGCACGGCCTACGCCGAAGCCCTCGCCGCCGCCGAGGTGCCGGTCCTGGTCGAGGAGTTCGACGGCCTCATCCACGGGTTCGTCGACATGGGACAGCACTCCGTGGCCGCCCAGCAGGCGATCGAGGAGACCTGCCGGTTGTTCCGCGCCCTGCTGCATCCGGCCGACTCCGGCGCCGAGGAGTGA
- a CDS encoding sugar O-acetyltransferase, producing MTVPDESDRRPMRERMLTGDLYIADDPAIAADSARAMDLCHRINTAHPNDRDLVRGLFTELLGHYGDGAEIRPPFRCDYGYQTSFGARSFANFGLVVLDVARVTIGEDVQIGPNVQLLTATHPLEPGPRRDKWEAAEPITIGDNVWLGGGVIVCPGVTIGADTVVGAGSVVTRDLPAGVVAVGSPARVVREL from the coding sequence GTGACCGTCCCCGACGAGTCCGACCGGCGCCCCATGCGGGAGCGGATGCTCACCGGCGACCTCTACATCGCCGACGACCCGGCGATCGCTGCCGACTCCGCCCGCGCCATGGACCTGTGCCACCGCATCAACACCGCCCACCCGAACGACCGCGACCTCGTGCGCGGGCTGTTCACCGAGCTGCTCGGGCACTACGGCGACGGCGCCGAGATCCGTCCGCCGTTCCGTTGCGACTACGGCTACCAGACGTCCTTCGGAGCGCGATCCTTCGCCAACTTCGGCCTCGTCGTCCTCGACGTCGCCCGGGTGACGATCGGCGAAGACGTCCAGATCGGCCCGAACGTGCAGCTCCTCACCGCCACTCACCCCTTGGAGCCCGGCCCTCGCCGGGACAAGTGGGAGGCTGCCGAGCCCATCACCATCGGTGACAACGTGTGGCTCGGCGGCGGGGTGATCGTGTGCCCCGGCGTCACGATCGGTGCCGACACGGTCGTGGGGGCGGGGTCCGTCGTCACGCGGGACCTCCCCGCCGGCGTCGTCGCCGTCGGCTCGCCGGCACGGGTGGTCCGGGAGCTGTAG